From a region of the Arachis ipaensis cultivar K30076 chromosome B09, Araip1.1, whole genome shotgun sequence genome:
- the LOC107616637 gene encoding inositol transporter 1-like has product MTMQSTPGSSGYLDLYPDRKMSFFKNPYILGLTAVAGIGGMLFGYDTGTNFSSNLKDDFEEVRNSNFLQETIVSMAIAGAILGAAAGGWINDAYGRKKATLIADVIFGSGAIGMAAAPNHYVLILGRFLVGLGVGVASVTAPVYIAEASPSEIRGSLVSTNVLMITGGQFLSYIVNLAFTRVPGTWRWMLGVSAVPALVQFTLMLFLPESPRWLFTKNRKNEAVDVLSKIYDFARLEDEVDFLTAQSEQERQRRKNIRFTDVFKSKEIKLAFLVGAGLQAFQQFTGINTVMYYSPTIVQMAGFESNELALTISLLVAGMNAAGTILGIYLIDHAGRKILALSSLGGVFTSLLILAFAFTNQSSDNQLYGWLAVLGLTLYIAFFSPGMGPVPWTVNSEIYPEEYRGICGGMSATVCWVSNLIVSQSFLSIAEVLGTGPTFLILAGICVLAFVFVATCVPETKGLTFDEVEVIWKERAWGKNQDTRNLLSST; this is encoded by the exons ATGACTATGCAATCAACCCCAGGAAGCTCAGGGTACCTGGATTTGTATCCTGATAGGAAGATGTCATTTTTCAAGAATCCTTATATTCTCGGACTCACCGCCGTTGCTGGCATTGGTGGCATGCTCTTTGGCTACGACACAGGTACCAATTTCAGTTCTAACTT AAAAGATGATTTTGAGGAAGTTAGGAATAGCAATTTTCTGCAGGAGACAATAGTGAGCATGGCCATTGCCGGAGCCATTCTTGGAGCGGCGGCGGGAGGTTGGATCAACGACGCATACGGGAGGAAGAAGGCCACGCTCATTGCTGACGTCATATTCGGGTCGGGTGCCATCGGGATGGCAGCCGCCCCCAATCACTACGTTCTGATATTGGGGCGGTTTCTTGTTGGCTTGGGAGTgggcgtggcctctgtcacggcCCCCGTCTACATCGCGGAGGCATCCCCCTCCGAAATCAGGGGCTCTTTGGTCAGCACCAACGTCCTCATGATTACCGGTGGCCAGTTTCTTTCCTACATCGTCAACCTTGCTTTTACCAGGGTTCCCGGCACGTGGCGGTGGATGCTTGGCGTTTCTGCTGTCCCTGCACTTGTTCAGTTCACCCTCATGCTCTTTCTACCTGAATCCCCTAGATGGCTCTTCACCAAG AATAGGAAAAACGAAGCTGTTGATGTTCTTTCCAAGATCTACGACTTTGCTCGCCTAGAAGATGAAGTTGACTTCCTTACTGCTCAGTCAGAGCAAGAGCGCCAGAGGAGGAAGAATATCAGATTCACTGATGTCTTCAAATCAAAGGAAATCAAACTCGCCTTCCTTGTCGGAGCTGGACTCCAG gctttccagcaatttacGGGCATCAACACAGTGATGTACTACAGCCCAACGATCGTACAAATGGCAGGATTCGAGTCGAATGAGTTGGCTCTAACGATCTCACTGCTTGTTGCGGGCATGAATGCGGCAGGCACCATTCTCGGCATATATCTGATTGACCACGCCGGAAGGAAGATACTGGCACTCTCCAGCTTAGGAGGAGTCTTCACCTCCCTCCTCATCCTGGCCTTCGCCTTCACGAACCAATCATCCGACAACCAGTTGTACGGATGGCTCGCAGTCTTGGGCTTAACCCTCTACATCGCCTTCTTTTCGCCCGGGATGGGGCCCGTCCCGTGGACCGTGAACTCAGAGATATACCCGGAAGAATACAGAGGCATTTGTGGGGGAATGTCCGCCACCGTCTGCTGGGTTTCAAACTTGATAGTTTCTCAGAGCTTTCTCTCCATCGCTGAAGTCTTGGGAACTGGTCCCACCTTCTTGATCCTTGCAGGTATATGCGTGCTTGCCTTTGTGTTTGTGGCTACGTGTGTTCCCGAGACTAAAGGGTTGACTTTTGACGAAGTGGAAGTCATATGGAAGGAGAGAGCTTGGGGCAAGAATCAAGATACAAGAAACCTTCTTAGTAGTACTTAG